The following proteins are encoded in a genomic region of Triticum dicoccoides isolate Atlit2015 ecotype Zavitan chromosome 1B, WEW_v2.0, whole genome shotgun sequence:
- the LOC119350004 gene encoding wall-associated receptor kinase 1-like produces the protein MTTLSQLHSRLLLPLLLQVLVAASTLLIQPAIAEQRELPITLAGCPDKCGNVSIPFPFGMKPGCFLDKSFEVTCDDSFNPPRAFLPFGTGGSAETMSVSYYSVSQTSGNSSIIGKEDSDVFPVELIDISITESEARAYGKVASFCNTNVTKGTSRTTFMTLAFDVDGLTAPLLVSLTRNVLVGVGVEVQPLVFKFNTMGPKDDPLASCRSNLIGNLQQASNGSCSGRGCCQASLPEAIPLTGVSVVVPTRINSLWETSPCSFAMVVENSWYNFSTTDLYGNITNKFPRGVPYVIDFAIRNAECPAKGTQPSLDYACVSGNSSCADVTNGYVCKCLQHYEGNPYIPDGCQDIDECELLHLYPCSSDGICKNRLLGYDCPCKPGMKGDGKAGTCQDVFPLVAKMVVGVIGCFIVTAGLLFYILLRQEKKKMGEFYEKNGGPILEKAKTIKLFKKEDLKEIIKSSNLIGKGCFGEVYKGVLDNKVVAVKKPISGSVLENEQFANEVIIQSQIIHKNIVRLIGCCLEVEIPMLVYEFITKGNLEDILHSNNKIVPLSLDVRVSIAAQSADGLAYMHSKTNNKILHGDVKPANILLDDNFMPKISDFGISRLIVRDKQHTDAIIGDKSYMDPVYKATGLLTERSDVYSFGVVILEIISRKKATHSDNDSLVRNFLNAHKEEKMATELFDMEFVAKSDLQILDSMARIAVECLNDDVDKRPPMIEVAERLLLLSRSRSRP, from the exons ATGACCACGCTCTCGCAGCTCCATTCCCGGCTGCTGCTCCCACTTCTACTCCAAGTTCTCGTTGCAGCGTCGACCCTCTTGATCCAGCCAGCCATTGCTGAACAGCGTGAGCTGCCAATCACACTTGCGGGTTGCCCCGACAAGTGCGGCAACGTCAGCATCCCCTTCCCGTTCGGCATGAAGCCCGGCTGCTTCCTCGACAAGAGCTTCGAGGTCACCTgcgacgactccttcaacccccctCGCGCATTCCTTCCTTTCGGTACCGGAGGATCAGCCGAGACGATGAGCGTCTCCTACTACTCCGTCTCCCAGACCTCAGGTAATTCTTCCATCATTGGCAAGGAAGACTCGGATGTATTTCCGGTGGAGCTCATCGACATTTCGATCACCGAGAGCGAGGCACGGGCATACGGCAAAGTAGCGTCCTTCTGCAACACCAATGTCACCAAGGGGACCTCGAGGACTACGTTCATGACGTTGGCGTTCGATGTCGACGGGCTGACGGCCCCGTTGCTCGTGTCGCTGACGCGAAATGTCCTTGTGGGCGTCGGCGTTGAAGTCCAGCCTCTGGTGTTCAAGTTCAACACCATGGGCCCCAAGGACGACCCGCTCGCCTCCTGCCGTTCAAACCTCATTGGGAACCTGCAGCAGGCGTCCAACGGGTCGTGCTCCGGGCGGGGCTGCTGTCAGGCCTCCTTGCCAGAAGCGATCCCGCTAACCGGCGTTTCGGTAGTGGTGCCCACGAGGATCAACTCATTGTGGGAAACCAGTCCGTGCTCCTTCGCCATGGTGGTGGAGAATTCATGGTACAACTTCTCTACCACGGACCTCTACGGCAATATCACTAACAAATTCCCTAGGGGCGTGCCCTATGTCATCGATTTCGCCATCAGGAATGCCGAATGTCCGGCCAAGGGCACACAGCCATCACTGGATTACGCGTGCGTCAGCGGCAACAGCTCTTGTGCCGACGTGACCAACGGCTACGTCTGCAAGTGCTTGCAGCACTACGAGGGCAACCCTTACATCCCTGATGGATGCCAAG ACATCGATGAATGCGAGCTCCTTCACTTGTATCCTTGCTCAAGTGATGGCATATGCAAGAACAGGCTTTTAGGCTATGACTGTCCATGCAAACCCGGAATGAAAGGTGATGGGAAAGCAGGAACCTGCCAAGACGTATTCCCCCTAGTAGCAAAGATGGTTGTGG GTGTAATAGGTTGTTTCATTGTCACTGCGGGTTTGTTATTCTACATTCTTCTTCGCCAAGAGAAAAAGAAAATGGGGGAATTTTATGAAAAGAATGGCGGCCCTATATTAGAGAAGGCAAAAACGATAAAGCTTTTCAAAAAGGAAGACCTTAAAGAAATTATAAAGAGTAGCAATTTAATTGGAAAAGGTTGCTTTGGTGAAGTTTACAAGGGAGTTCTTGATAATAAAGTGGTTGCAGTGAAGAAACCGATCAGTGGTAGTGTGCTAGAGAATGAACAATTTGCTAATGAAGTCATCATCCAATCTCAAATCATCCACAAGAACATCGTTAGGCTCATAGGTTGTTGCCTAGAAGTTGAGATCCCGATGCTTGTTTATGAGTTTATCACCAAAGGTAACCTCGAAGATATTTTGCACAGCAACAACAAGATAGTGCCTCTCAGCTTGGATGTGCGTGTGAGTATTGCTGCACAATCTGCAGATGGCCTAGCTTATATGCACTCAAAAACAAATAACAAAATTCTACATGGTGATGTTAAGCCGGCAAATATACTCTTGGATGACAACTTCATGCCAAAGATCTCAGACTTTGGTATATCAAGATTGATTGTAAGAGACAAACAACACACAGATGCAATCATTGGTGACAAGAGTTATATGGATCCAGTATATAAGGCAACAGGACTACTCACGGAAAGAAGTGATGTCTACAGTTTTGGGGTCGTGATTTTGGAAATTATAAGTAGGAAAAAGGCCACACATTCTGACAATGATAGCTTGGTAAGGAATTTCCTTAATGCCCATAAAGAAGAGAAGATGGCAACTGAGTTGTTCGACATGGAATTTGTGGCAAAAAGTGATCTGCAAATTCTTGATAGTATGGCAAGAATCGCTGTGGAATGTCTTAATGATGATGTGGATAAAAGACCACCAATGATAGAGGTAGCAGAGCGCCTTCTGTTACTAAGCAGGTCTCGTAGCAGGCCATAA